In a genomic window of Hippoglossus stenolepis isolate QCI-W04-F060 chromosome 17, HSTE1.2, whole genome shotgun sequence:
- the pkib gene encoding cAMP-dependent protein kinase inhibitor beta isoform X1 produces the protein MTEVEPVLDFASSGRSGRRNALPDILGSPAGVNPGDLPLKLAEMSLEDGPGGAQSPTAEEPPAPPEGSEGKEGS, from the exons ATGACGGAAGTAGAGCCGGTGTTGGACTTTGCCTCCTCGGGACGCTCGGGGAGGAGAAACGCGCTGCCTGACATCCTGGGCTCTCCAGCAGGCGTAAACCCTGGAGACCTGCCTCTTAAACTAGCTGAGATGTCCCTCGAAG ATGGTCCGGGAGGGGCCCAGTCGCCCACGGCGGAGGAGCCCCCAGCGCCGCCGGAGGGCTCAGAGGGGAAAGAGGGATCGTAG
- the pkib gene encoding cAMP-dependent protein kinase inhibitor beta isoform X2, whose protein sequence is MTEVEPVLDFASSGRSGRRNALPDILGSPAGVNPGDLPLKLAEMSLEDLYQYMTQTALPQM, encoded by the exons ATGACGGAAGTAGAGCCGGTGTTGGACTTTGCCTCCTCGGGACGCTCGGGGAGGAGAAACGCGCTGCCTGACATCCTGGGCTCTCCAGCAGGCGTAAACCCTGGAGACCTGCCTCTTAAACTAGCTGAGATGTCCCTCGAAG ATCTTTATCAATACATGACACAGACCGCCCTCCCTCAAATGTGA